Proteins from a genomic interval of Fusarium oxysporum Fo47 chromosome I, complete sequence:
- a CDS encoding P-loop containing nucleoside triphosphate hydrolase protein, with protein sequence MSTTPWDYIAKLVCIGDSGCGKSSLTIRLCEGRFSPHHDVTIGVEFGSRIVPVGPPHSKIGAANSSDPDNKDQEADGLPEPPRDDSNTPQKHMKLSLWDTAGQETYKSVTRSYFRGASGALLVFDLSRKQTFQHVTDWLNDLRQIAEPDIVVILVGNKADLTQQEDNKREVTREEAEEWAKRNGVMEYVETSAKSGENVEKAFMRVAERIYNNIQAGKYDLNDRRSGVKGAGAGGNRQVKLSGDANKSAGGGCC encoded by the coding sequence ATGTCGACCACACCGTGGGATTACATCGCCAAGCTCGTCTGCATCGGCGACTCAGGATGCGGCAAGTCCAGTCTTACCATTCGTCTCTGCGAAGGACGCTTTTCGCCTCATCACGACGTCACCATTGGCGTTGAATTCGGCTCCCGTATCGTCCCTGTCGGTCCTCCTCACTCAAAAATCGGCGCCGCCAATTCTTCAGACCCCGATaacaaagaccaagaagccGACGGTCTCCCTGAACCTCCTCGGGATGACTCCAACACACCCCAGAAGCATATGAAGCTTAGTCTTTGGGACACAGCTGGCCAGGAGACATACAAGTCTGTCACTCGATCTTACTTCCGAGGCGCAAGCGGTGCCTTGTTAGTCTTTGACCTGTCTCGAAAGCAAACCTTCCAGCATGTTACAGACTGGCTCAACGATCTACGACAGATCGCCGAGCCTGATATTGTGGTTATCCTGGTTGGTAACAAGGCAGATCTGACACAACAGGAGGACAACAAGCGTGAGGTCACACGTGAGGAGGCAGAGGAGTGGGCCAAGCGTAACGGGGTTATGGAATACGTCGAGACAAGCGCAAAGAGTGGCGAGAATGTGGAAAAGGCTTTCATGCGGGTAGCAGAGAGGATATACAACAACATCCAGGCGGGCAAGTATGATCTCAATGATAGAAGATCTGGGGTCAAGGGTGCAGGGGCTGGTGGAAACCGCCAAGTCAAGCTATCTGGAGATGCCAACAAGTCAGCGGGAGGTGGCTGTTGCTAG